In Bythopirellula goksoeyrii, a single window of DNA contains:
- the pnpS gene encoding two-component system histidine kinase PnpS, with protein MWSSQIFWKLFVASAMLVILAVAACMAIVSGWQEEQFIEQARHRLRDTAKLVREDLGSDLATENRQQLQEKLRRIGSSTDIRFTIVDAKGNVLADSERDSLSSVDAMENHLARKEFAQASHEGEGQSRRRSPTLGIPFLYYSLSIRDGDNTVGFVRAALPVVPLNEQVKSTNKLIGLVGLGVALTCLLFAYWLTKRLVSPINVLTDAAEAVAEGRYSERVRIHSNDELGRLARSFEHMSSELGTRETQLRESIERQTTVLEGMVEGVLAVDRQEHVLFANTAAGKKLNFEPDKVAGLPLLEVVRSHELRSLLQQALKSSKPIRGEVAWQTKNSLLTLDVQATQLAGTPPAGVVLVLHDISELKRLEGLRQQFVANVSHELKTPLSSIKAYTETLLNGALEDTEHARQFLTRIDDQTSRLHELILDLLSIARIESGQATLEVTNLLLSKVVRTCLDDFEERSKAGGITLKNQVAEQQLRVQADEESLVQILSNLIDNAIKYTPAGGTVTVSSHTEGEIAVIEVTDTGIGIESEHHERLFERFYRVDKARSRELGGTGLGLAIVKHLCQAMQGSISVKSTPGQGSTFAVRLRLA; from the coding sequence ATGTGGTCCTCGCAAATCTTCTGGAAACTGTTTGTCGCCTCTGCGATGCTTGTCATCTTGGCAGTCGCCGCGTGCATGGCAATCGTCTCCGGCTGGCAGGAAGAGCAATTTATCGAGCAAGCGCGTCACCGACTCCGGGACACTGCAAAACTAGTCCGAGAGGACCTGGGATCAGATTTAGCCACAGAAAATCGCCAGCAATTACAAGAAAAACTCCGCCGGATAGGCTCGAGTACTGATATTCGATTTACCATCGTCGATGCCAAAGGGAATGTTCTGGCCGACTCCGAACGCGATTCGCTTTCCTCGGTCGACGCTATGGAAAATCACCTCGCCCGGAAAGAATTCGCCCAGGCCTCTCACGAGGGGGAGGGTCAATCCCGCCGTCGCAGCCCGACGCTAGGAATCCCTTTCTTATATTACTCCCTATCTATTCGAGATGGGGACAACACCGTAGGCTTCGTCCGAGCGGCGCTGCCAGTGGTACCTCTCAATGAGCAAGTAAAGTCCACAAACAAATTAATCGGCTTGGTGGGCTTGGGAGTTGCTCTCACTTGCCTACTATTCGCCTATTGGCTAACTAAGCGGCTGGTGAGCCCAATAAATGTGCTTACCGATGCTGCCGAGGCAGTCGCAGAAGGTCGCTATTCCGAACGGGTTCGTATCCATTCCAACGACGAATTGGGACGCCTCGCCCGCTCCTTCGAACATATGAGTAGCGAACTCGGAACCCGGGAAACCCAACTGCGTGAAAGCATCGAACGACAAACGACTGTACTCGAAGGTATGGTAGAAGGAGTCCTTGCCGTCGATCGCCAGGAACACGTGCTGTTTGCCAATACGGCTGCCGGAAAGAAGCTGAATTTCGAGCCAGACAAGGTTGCTGGCCTACCGCTTCTGGAAGTGGTTCGCAGCCATGAACTCCGCTCACTTCTTCAGCAAGCACTTAAGAGCAGCAAGCCTATTCGAGGAGAAGTTGCCTGGCAGACAAAGAACAGTTTACTTACCCTCGACGTTCAGGCCACCCAACTAGCCGGCACTCCTCCAGCTGGCGTGGTGCTAGTTTTGCACGACATCTCAGAATTGAAACGGCTTGAAGGCCTACGCCAGCAGTTTGTTGCCAACGTATCCCATGAACTCAAGACCCCTCTCAGTTCAATCAAGGCTTACACCGAGACACTTCTGAATGGAGCATTGGAAGATACCGAGCATGCCCGACAGTTCCTCACCCGTATCGACGATCAAACATCTCGCCTGCACGAATTAATACTCGATCTTTTGAGTATCGCCCGCATCGAATCCGGACAGGCCACGCTGGAAGTTACCAATCTCTTGCTCAGCAAGGTCGTCCGAACTTGTCTCGATGATTTTGAAGAAAGATCTAAGGCAGGGGGAATCACTCTTAAAAACCAAGTTGCCGAACAGCAACTGCGGGTACAAGCGGATGAGGAGAGTCTCGTGCAGATACTAAGCAATTTGATCGACAATGCGATCAAATATACTCCGGCCGGAGGCACTGTCACTGTTAGCAGTCACACCGAGGGAGAAATAGCAGTCATCGAGGTCACCGACACGGGCATAGGCATCGAGAGCGAGCATCACGAACGGCTCTTCGAGCGATTTTACCGTGTCGACAAGGCCCGATCCCGAGAACTGGGAGGCACCGGCCTGGGATTGGCGATAGTAAAGCATCTCTGCCAGGCCATGCAGGGCAGTATTTCCGTCAAGAGTACCCCCGGTCAGGGGAGTACCTTTGCGGTCCGACTCCGATTGGCCTAG
- a CDS encoding PstS family phosphate ABC transporter substrate-binding protein: protein MHISRRLQRSTGMVLACLLLIAGCSKSAITPSESGSPSVEGTASPSGSIRIDGSSTVFPISMAVAEEFGSAFPKIKVPVKQSGTGGGMKQFTVGEVDICDASREIKESEVEACKANGVEYIELTVAFDGMAVVANPENDWCDCITVEQLKNIWRPESDGQITKWSDVNPDWPDEELKLYGPGTDSGTFEYFTEAVVGEARASRPDYTASENDNALVRGVAADKGALGYFGYAYFAENKDQLKLLSVNDGKDCVAPSEETVRDGTYTPLSRPLFIYVSKESLTRPEVVKFIKFYLDNVEQLSSEVGYVPITEAVAKENNKLLEEALNKS, encoded by the coding sequence GTGCATATTTCACGTCGCTTGCAGAGATCTACAGGGATGGTTTTGGCATGTCTGCTTCTAATTGCTGGTTGTAGCAAATCAGCCATAACTCCTTCCGAATCGGGGTCGCCATCCGTGGAAGGGACTGCCTCACCTAGTGGGAGCATCCGCATCGATGGTTCGAGTACCGTCTTCCCCATCTCCATGGCCGTCGCCGAAGAGTTTGGCTCAGCCTTCCCCAAGATCAAAGTCCCGGTCAAGCAATCGGGAACGGGCGGGGGCATGAAGCAATTCACCGTCGGAGAAGTTGATATCTGCGATGCCTCGCGTGAGATCAAGGAATCCGAAGTCGAAGCCTGTAAAGCAAATGGTGTCGAGTACATCGAACTGACGGTCGCATTCGATGGAATGGCAGTTGTGGCAAATCCTGAAAACGATTGGTGCGATTGCATAACCGTCGAGCAACTCAAAAACATATGGCGTCCTGAGAGCGATGGCCAGATCACCAAATGGAGCGACGTGAATCCGGACTGGCCCGATGAAGAATTGAAACTCTATGGCCCTGGCACCGACTCCGGTACTTTCGAATACTTTACCGAAGCTGTTGTCGGGGAAGCCCGTGCCAGTCGGCCCGATTACACAGCCAGCGAAAATGACAATGCCCTTGTCCGAGGCGTAGCCGCCGACAAGGGAGCACTCGGATACTTCGGCTATGCGTACTTCGCCGAAAACAAAGATCAGCTCAAACTGCTCTCAGTCAATGACGGCAAGGATTGTGTGGCTCCTAGCGAGGAAACCGTGCGAGACGGCACCTACACTCCGCTGTCTCGTCCTCTGTTTATCTATGTAAGCAAAGAATCGCTCACGAGACCAGAAGTTGTAAAGTTCATTAAATTCTATCTAGACAACGTGGAGCAACTTTCTAGCGAGGTGGGCTATGTCCCAATTACCGAGGCCGTTGCCAAAGAAAACAACAAGCTTTTGGAAGAAGCTTTAAACAAAAGTTAG
- the pstB gene encoding phosphate ABC transporter ATP-binding protein PstB: MALKTLLAEEETPMSEAASPKPSLRVTTPTVRRPATDRDETDFTQRANKVVANNVDFFYGAHQALHDISFNMPENCVTALIGPSGCGKSTFLRCLNRMNDMIDETALNGQILLDGMDIYQRGTDVVELRKRVGMVFQKSNPFPKSIYENVAYGPRVAGVKRRDVLDEIVERCLQQAALWDEVENRLNDSALQLSGGQQQRLCIARALATNPAVLLMDEPASALDPKSTAAIEDLIFELKSNYTIVIVTHNMQQAARVSDQTAFFYEGHLVEVGATTDMFTNPGEKKTEDYITGRFG, from the coding sequence ATGGCTCTCAAAACTCTGTTAGCCGAAGAGGAAACTCCCATGAGCGAAGCGGCCTCTCCGAAGCCATCCCTCCGTGTGACGACCCCGACCGTACGGCGACCAGCTACGGATCGCGACGAAACGGATTTTACCCAGAGGGCGAATAAAGTTGTGGCTAACAACGTCGACTTCTTCTACGGTGCCCATCAGGCACTCCATGACATCAGTTTCAATATGCCTGAAAACTGTGTGACCGCTTTGATCGGCCCCTCAGGCTGCGGCAAGAGCACCTTCCTACGGTGCTTGAATCGCATGAATGACATGATCGACGAGACTGCTCTGAATGGCCAGATCCTGCTTGATGGCATGGATATCTATCAGCGGGGCACCGATGTGGTCGAACTACGCAAACGAGTAGGAATGGTCTTCCAGAAATCGAATCCTTTTCCCAAGTCAATTTACGAGAACGTGGCCTACGGACCTCGTGTAGCGGGAGTCAAGAGACGCGATGTCCTTGACGAGATTGTTGAGAGATGTCTTCAGCAGGCCGCTTTGTGGGATGAGGTCGAAAATCGCCTGAACGATTCGGCTCTGCAACTATCCGGCGGGCAACAGCAACGGCTTTGTATTGCTCGCGCCCTGGCAACCAACCCGGCAGTATTGCTGATGGACGAACCTGCCTCGGCATTGGATCCCAAATCAACTGCCGCAATCGAAGACCTAATTTTCGAGCTTAAATCAAACTACACCATTGTCATTGTCACCCACAACATGCAACAAGCGGCACGCGTGTCTGACCAAACGGCGTTCTTCTACGAAGGCCATTTGGTCGAGGTGGGTGCAACTACTGACATGTTCACCAACCCGGGTGAGAAGAAAACAGAAGATTATATTACGGGCCGCTTTGGTTAA
- a CDS encoding outer membrane protein assembly factor BamB family protein → MNKPFELVAFLIIASSWVLDPSLAEDWPVYRGNQMATGAVQTALPGEPAVLWKHSLSESGYEGTAVIAEGVVYVGDNDGMLYAYQLSDGTEVWHQKFENSGFIAGPTFHDGRIYIGDFNGIIRAVDAKNGDLIWEYEAQGESYAAPNVVGDHVLATTESGELVALDLESGELQWKFQIEAPLRCWPTVVEGHVLLAGCDERVHAIDIASGKEVAGVDIDGPTGSTPAVFDGKALFGTEQGSFYAIRVPAMEIAWRHQDPENINPIHTAAAVDSRAVVFGTQGKKFYAIHPESGEMLWTFPVRSAVESSPVIVGDSVFLATKRGVIHRVDIATGKELWKYEAGGNFQAAFAIANNRLVIGNTDGTLYCFSSEEK, encoded by the coding sequence ATGAACAAGCCTTTTGAACTCGTAGCCTTTTTGATAATCGCAAGCAGCTGGGTTCTCGATCCGTCCCTAGCCGAAGATTGGCCCGTCTATCGTGGAAATCAAATGGCCACCGGGGCGGTGCAAACTGCCCTACCTGGCGAACCGGCCGTTCTATGGAAGCATTCACTTTCTGAAAGCGGGTACGAGGGGACGGCAGTCATTGCCGAGGGAGTGGTGTACGTCGGTGACAATGACGGAATGCTTTATGCCTATCAATTATCTGATGGGACGGAAGTTTGGCATCAGAAGTTTGAGAATAGCGGCTTTATTGCAGGGCCCACCTTCCACGATGGCCGAATCTATATTGGCGATTTCAATGGCATCATTCGTGCCGTGGATGCCAAGAATGGTGACTTGATTTGGGAATACGAAGCGCAAGGTGAATCCTACGCTGCCCCCAATGTTGTTGGAGACCATGTGCTTGCGACTACGGAATCGGGTGAGCTCGTTGCTCTGGATTTAGAGTCCGGCGAATTGCAATGGAAATTCCAGATAGAAGCACCGCTACGCTGCTGGCCCACTGTGGTCGAGGGTCATGTCTTACTCGCCGGTTGCGACGAACGTGTCCATGCGATTGATATCGCCAGTGGTAAAGAAGTTGCTGGAGTCGACATCGATGGACCAACCGGCTCAACACCGGCTGTTTTTGACGGTAAAGCACTTTTTGGCACCGAGCAGGGAAGTTTCTATGCAATCCGAGTGCCGGCAATGGAAATCGCCTGGCGACATCAAGACCCTGAAAATATCAATCCCATTCACACCGCGGCGGCTGTCGATTCACGTGCGGTGGTATTCGGAACTCAGGGGAAGAAGTTCTATGCAATTCACCCAGAATCTGGCGAAATGCTTTGGACTTTTCCGGTGCGCAGTGCCGTCGAAAGTTCGCCAGTGATTGTTGGCGACAGTGTTTTTCTTGCGACCAAACGCGGCGTAATTCATCGTGTTGATATTGCGACGGGCAAGGAACTTTGGAAATATGAAGCAGGCGGGAACTTCCAAGCGGCGTTTGCCATTGCCAACAATCGGCTGGTCATCGGGAATACCGATGGAACACTCTATTGTTTTAGCTCGGAAGAGAAATGA
- a CDS encoding coproporphyrinogen-III oxidase family protein, whose amino-acid sequence MATETTKTEVGSYFVSNYPPFSQWSADNLDEVLSAMQSPPNKVPLGLYLHIPFCRKRCKFCYFKVFIDKNSSEVERYVSALSQEIELVSKLPVMGDRPFRFVYFGGGTPSFLSGKQLTRLVDRLRQSINWDHAEEVTFECEPGTLSEPKVHTLRELGVTRLSLGVEHFDDEILRDNGRAHESMEIDRAWPWIQAAGFSNTNIDLIAGMVGDTDEKWQTTVKRAIELEPDSVTIYQMELPFNTVYSQDILGNQIETPVADWPTKRRWVDYAFDQFRAAGYRVSSAYTMVKDPTAVNFSYRDNLWHGSDLLATGIASFGHVSGVHYQNLPEWEDYCEALESGQLPVGRALQITPHQALVREMILQLKRGFLDADYFQNKFSCDILAQWSEVWQEYQDAGYLAISGRRVELTREGLLRVDSLLPAFFEPQFRDVRYT is encoded by the coding sequence ATGGCGACTGAAACCACTAAGACCGAAGTTGGCAGCTACTTTGTCAGCAATTATCCACCATTCTCACAGTGGTCCGCAGATAATCTCGACGAGGTGCTCTCAGCAATGCAGAGCCCCCCCAACAAAGTCCCCTTAGGACTCTATCTGCACATTCCATTTTGCCGAAAACGCTGTAAATTCTGTTATTTCAAAGTTTTTATCGACAAGAATTCCAGCGAAGTCGAACGCTATGTCAGTGCTCTGTCGCAGGAAATCGAGTTGGTCAGCAAGCTTCCCGTGATGGGAGACAGACCATTTCGCTTTGTCTACTTTGGTGGAGGAACTCCATCATTCCTTAGCGGAAAACAACTCACTCGGCTGGTCGACCGCCTGCGGCAAAGCATCAATTGGGATCACGCTGAGGAAGTTACCTTTGAGTGTGAACCTGGTACTCTGAGCGAACCCAAGGTTCATACTCTACGTGAATTGGGGGTGACGAGACTCAGCCTTGGCGTGGAACATTTCGACGACGAGATTCTTCGTGACAATGGCCGCGCGCATGAATCGATGGAGATTGACCGAGCCTGGCCCTGGATTCAAGCTGCCGGTTTTTCCAATACGAATATCGACCTCATAGCCGGAATGGTTGGCGACACGGATGAAAAATGGCAAACAACTGTAAAACGTGCGATCGAGCTTGAGCCCGACAGTGTAACCATTTACCAGATGGAACTACCCTTTAACACGGTCTATTCCCAAGATATTCTGGGCAACCAAATTGAAACCCCCGTTGCCGATTGGCCGACCAAGCGCCGTTGGGTCGACTACGCCTTCGACCAATTTCGTGCTGCCGGTTACCGAGTGTCGAGTGCCTACACGATGGTGAAGGATCCCACGGCAGTAAACTTTAGTTATCGAGACAATCTCTGGCACGGCAGCGATCTACTCGCCACGGGCATCGCCAGCTTTGGACATGTCTCAGGTGTACACTATCAAAATCTTCCCGAGTGGGAAGACTACTGTGAAGCGTTGGAATCGGGCCAGTTGCCTGTCGGCCGTGCCCTGCAAATCACACCCCATCAGGCCCTGGTTCGAGAAATGATCTTGCAACTCAAGCGGGGATTCCTCGACGCTGACTATTTCCAAAATAAGTTCTCCTGCGATATTCTCGCCCAGTGGAGCGAAGTCTGGCAGGAATACCAAGATGCCGGATATCTCGCAATTTCGGGTCGCCGAGTAGAACTCACCCGAGAAGGCCTGTTGCGTGTCGACTCCTTGCTTCCGGCGTTCTTTGAGCCGCAATTCCGGGATGTTCGCTACACTTGA
- the phoU gene encoding phosphate signaling complex protein PhoU: MSKHLSRDLEALEQDLLAQSSIVEGMILRASHAIAELQSGLLVKLLADEDQVNRGEVRIEEECLKLLALHQPVAVDLRRVATVMKINADLERIADLAVNLGQRAQSLVRFTSFHFPGRLEEMVDVAISMVRDAIDAFVRLDVDLAREVRLRDDQVDDLNREVIDDLQEMVRSNKGDIEPAMYYFSASRHIERIADHATNIAEDVIYLVDGEIARHRNEDLSFF, translated from the coding sequence ATGTCAAAACATCTCAGCCGTGATCTGGAAGCCCTCGAACAGGACCTCCTCGCCCAATCCTCTATTGTGGAGGGAATGATCCTGCGCGCCAGCCATGCAATCGCAGAACTGCAATCGGGCCTCTTGGTAAAACTGCTTGCTGATGAAGATCAGGTAAATCGTGGAGAGGTCCGCATCGAAGAAGAGTGTCTAAAGCTTTTGGCACTCCATCAACCCGTGGCGGTTGACTTGCGACGTGTCGCGACGGTGATGAAAATCAATGCCGATTTGGAACGAATCGCCGACTTGGCCGTCAATTTGGGCCAGCGGGCTCAGAGCCTTGTACGGTTCACTTCTTTTCATTTTCCTGGACGTCTAGAGGAGATGGTTGATGTCGCAATTTCAATGGTCCGAGATGCAATAGATGCGTTCGTGCGGCTTGATGTCGATTTGGCTCGAGAAGTCCGATTACGCGATGATCAAGTGGACGACTTGAATCGGGAAGTGATCGACGATTTACAAGAAATGGTAAGATCTAATAAGGGTGATATCGAACCCGCCATGTATTACTTCTCAGCTTCACGCCATATCGAACGTATCGCCGACCATGCCACCAACATCGCTGAGGACGTCATCTACTTAGTTGACGGTGAGATCGCACGCCACCGGAACGAAGATTTATCATTTTTCTAA
- the pstC gene encoding phosphate ABC transporter permease subunit PstC, giving the protein MPSLSATETLIASSGRRSFRAVFEIILHSVLLLCAVVSIITTVGIVLVLLIESLQFFRDVSVWEFLTGTKWSPLLKPQHFGILPLFCGTFLVAAGSAVVAIPIGLGTAVFLSEYASPLIRDIVKPLLEVLAGIPSVVYGYLAVVFVSPIIKSLFASAELFNAANACIVVGFMILPTIISLSEDVLRSVPRSLREAAYALGATKLDVTVGVVVPAAMSGIMASFLLAIARAVGETMAVTLAAGATPKLTLNPLESIQTMTAYIVQVSQGDTPAGTLEYRTIFAVGLTLFIFTLLLNVIAQWILSRVREKYE; this is encoded by the coding sequence ATGCCATCACTTTCAGCAACCGAGACATTGATTGCCTCCAGCGGTCGCAGAAGCTTTCGTGCCGTATTTGAAATTATCCTGCATTCCGTGTTGCTGCTTTGTGCTGTAGTTTCAATCATCACAACGGTCGGCATCGTCCTGGTGCTGTTGATTGAGTCGCTTCAGTTTTTTCGCGATGTCTCCGTCTGGGAGTTTCTTACCGGAACGAAATGGTCGCCCCTCTTGAAGCCCCAGCACTTTGGCATCTTGCCTCTGTTTTGCGGGACTTTTCTCGTGGCGGCCGGCTCGGCTGTGGTCGCCATCCCCATAGGCTTGGGCACGGCCGTTTTCCTAAGTGAATATGCCTCCCCGCTAATACGCGACATTGTGAAGCCTTTGCTCGAAGTGCTCGCTGGAATTCCCTCAGTGGTGTATGGCTATCTGGCCGTTGTCTTCGTTTCTCCCATCATTAAGAGCCTCTTTGCCAGTGCAGAATTATTCAATGCTGCAAATGCCTGCATTGTCGTCGGCTTCATGATTCTACCGACCATCATTTCGCTCAGCGAAGACGTGCTACGCTCTGTCCCCCGCAGCTTGCGCGAGGCCGCCTATGCCCTCGGAGCAACGAAGCTGGATGTTACCGTCGGTGTTGTCGTCCCGGCAGCTATGTCCGGAATCATGGCTTCCTTCCTACTGGCAATTGCACGAGCAGTCGGTGAGACGATGGCGGTCACCCTAGCGGCCGGTGCCACGCCCAAGCTAACACTCAATCCGCTTGAGAGCATCCAAACCATGACCGCCTATATTGTGCAAGTCAGCCAAGGAGACACACCAGCAGGCACACTTGAATACCGCACCATTTTTGCCGTCGGTCTTACATTGTTCATTTTCACGCTCCTATTAAACGTGATCGCACAATGGATTCTTTCTCGCGTCCGGGAGAAATACGAATGA
- a CDS encoding Na/Pi cotransporter family protein — translation MVRVAILVLGICLTVYPATRLVASLLDDAQQAEPSIEQPGANRSSERLLPDCKVLHGAPDTIINLGEVFQGTPADTGEELKLSIVHNTKPKVAGTNLQDNRLILEWKKEGSTEITVRALNPVTNTIVDARFQGTVWHPDYLSLALTVIGGLGIFLLGMKNMSEGLQAIAGSGLRRMISKVTDNRFMAVGVGTLVTMLVQSSSITTVMVVGFVNSGFMTLAQAIGVIMGANIGTTITGWILALKIGAYGLPMLGLGAFGYLFPRRESIRFAALAVMGLGMVFFGLELMKDGFAMVKDLPAFEAWFARFDAHSYLGVLKCAAAGCILTFLVQSSSATLGITISLATIGVIPFETAAALVLGENIGTTITAWLASFGATTNARRAAYFHVLFNLVGVAWITAIFPWYIDFLDDLFNLPFIRSLAGVEGDVGEAIDMTVRIAAVHTCFNVVNTIVFFPFASLLGRLLERLVPQKVHKEKPHLTRLDIRMLDTPVMGIEQSRVEVLRMADGCRKMMHWLSELSYQGGEPDRKLTQKLFNREEVLDTIQDEIVTFLSDLLSANLPHDVIDEGRRQLRMADEFESISDYIASILKFQIKLNDQGYAMNGTMRQQLNKLHDTVAGYMQMVIDACIQRNQSVITKANTMRAEIKHLVRTLRKEHLQQMTDEKIAPYVNVAFTSALNSYVRVSDHTLNVAESLAAIK, via the coding sequence ATGGTGCGCGTTGCAATACTCGTATTAGGCATATGCCTGACTGTCTACCCGGCGACCCGCTTAGTAGCTTCTTTACTAGATGATGCCCAGCAAGCCGAGCCCTCAATAGAGCAGCCTGGAGCAAACAGATCGAGCGAGAGGCTGCTCCCCGATTGCAAAGTGTTGCATGGCGCTCCCGATACGATCATCAACTTAGGAGAAGTGTTCCAAGGGACCCCTGCTGACACAGGAGAGGAGCTCAAGTTATCGATTGTACACAACACTAAACCAAAAGTCGCCGGTACAAATCTACAAGACAATCGGCTTATCCTCGAGTGGAAGAAAGAGGGGAGTACCGAAATCACGGTTCGTGCTCTTAACCCAGTTACCAATACGATTGTCGATGCTCGCTTCCAAGGGACGGTGTGGCACCCTGACTACTTGTCGCTTGCTCTGACCGTAATCGGCGGATTAGGCATCTTTCTTTTGGGCATGAAGAACATGTCCGAAGGCCTGCAAGCCATCGCGGGAAGTGGCTTGCGTCGCATGATTAGCAAGGTGACCGACAATCGATTTATGGCTGTCGGCGTGGGTACGCTAGTCACGATGCTCGTCCAGTCGAGTTCGATTACGACCGTTATGGTCGTAGGATTTGTGAACAGTGGCTTTATGACTCTCGCGCAGGCTATTGGGGTGATCATGGGTGCCAACATCGGCACCACAATCACCGGGTGGATTCTTGCCCTAAAAATTGGCGCCTACGGACTCCCCATGCTGGGATTGGGTGCCTTTGGCTACCTGTTTCCACGGCGAGAAAGCATCCGATTTGCCGCCTTGGCAGTCATGGGACTTGGGATGGTCTTTTTCGGACTGGAACTGATGAAGGACGGTTTCGCCATGGTAAAGGACCTACCGGCCTTCGAAGCTTGGTTTGCTCGATTTGATGCGCATTCCTATCTGGGAGTACTGAAATGTGCAGCCGCCGGTTGCATTCTGACATTTCTTGTACAATCATCTTCGGCCACATTGGGAATTACCATCAGCCTGGCGACGATCGGTGTGATTCCTTTCGAAACGGCGGCCGCCTTGGTGCTTGGCGAGAACATCGGGACGACGATTACCGCTTGGCTAGCATCCTTCGGTGCCACGACCAATGCACGTCGTGCCGCCTATTTCCATGTACTGTTCAATCTAGTGGGCGTAGCATGGATCACCGCAATCTTTCCCTGGTATATTGATTTTCTTGACGATCTTTTCAATCTGCCTTTTATTCGATCACTTGCTGGAGTGGAAGGTGATGTCGGCGAAGCCATCGATATGACGGTCCGAATAGCAGCGGTTCATACTTGCTTCAACGTCGTCAACACGATCGTATTCTTCCCGTTTGCTAGCCTGCTGGGCAGGTTGCTAGAACGACTCGTACCGCAGAAAGTACATAAGGAAAAACCACATCTCACTCGACTTGACATTCGCATGTTGGATACGCCGGTCATGGGGATCGAACAGTCTCGCGTCGAGGTATTGCGAATGGCTGATGGCTGCCGAAAAATGATGCACTGGCTCTCGGAACTCTCATACCAGGGGGGAGAGCCCGACCGTAAGCTGACGCAGAAGCTTTTCAATCGGGAAGAAGTCCTCGACACGATTCAAGATGAAATCGTTACGTTCCTTTCTGACTTACTGTCTGCGAACCTGCCGCATGACGTCATCGACGAAGGCCGCCGCCAGCTTCGTATGGCTGATGAATTTGAATCTATCAGTGACTATATTGCGAGCATCCTCAAATTCCAGATCAAACTCAATGACCAAGGTTACGCCATGAACGGCACAATGCGACAGCAATTGAACAAACTACACGATACGGTCGCTGGATATATGCAAATGGTAATCGATGCCTGTATACAGCGAAATCAGTCAGTGATTACGAAAGCCAATACCATGCGGGCAGAAATTAAACACCTTGTCCGCACACTCCGCAAGGAACACTTGCAACAAATGACCGACGAAAAGATCGCTCCCTACGTAAACGTTGCATTTACCTCTGCTCTCAACTCCTATGTACGCGTAAGTGATCACACCCTAAATGTGGCTGAATCGCTCGCTGCAATTAAGTAG
- the pstA gene encoding phosphate ABC transporter permease PstA, translated as MNLSQHSKGRPYAKFASSCFAVLCGFCTVLSVSVLVLLLWNVCSYGWSSLSWDFLTSWPSRFADKSGIWSALIGSLYLIGVTAAVSVPIGVGAAIYLEEYAPPSRWRTLVQINIANLAGVPSIVYGILGLGLFVRMMQLNRSVIAGGLTLTLVVLPIVILSAQESLRAVPSTIRQASYALGATRWQTIWHQLLPVALPGIMTGVILSLSRALGEAAPLVAIGAATYVRFTPSNLFTDEFSALPIQIFNWTDQPQKGFHEVAAAGIIVLLIVLISMNALAVILRQRFSKKIRW; from the coding sequence ATGAACCTCTCCCAACATTCCAAAGGTCGACCTTATGCAAAATTCGCTTCAAGCTGCTTTGCAGTCCTCTGCGGATTCTGTACAGTCTTAAGCGTCTCGGTTCTGGTCCTACTCCTATGGAATGTCTGCAGCTACGGTTGGAGCTCGCTCTCTTGGGACTTTCTCACAAGCTGGCCTTCTCGATTTGCCGACAAGAGTGGCATCTGGTCTGCGTTGATTGGAAGTCTCTATTTGATCGGCGTGACTGCCGCGGTATCCGTTCCAATCGGGGTTGGTGCAGCGATCTATCTGGAAGAATATGCTCCCCCAAGTCGGTGGCGCACTCTGGTACAAATTAATATTGCCAACCTGGCAGGCGTTCCTTCGATCGTCTATGGCATATTGGGGCTTGGCCTTTTCGTACGCATGATGCAACTTAATCGCAGCGTGATCGCCGGCGGACTTACCTTAACCTTGGTCGTTCTTCCAATCGTCATCCTCTCCGCTCAAGAATCGCTACGGGCGGTTCCTAGTACAATCCGACAAGCTTCCTACGCTCTAGGCGCTACCCGCTGGCAAACGATCTGGCATCAATTGCTTCCTGTTGCCCTCCCTGGGATAATGACGGGAGTGATTCTGTCCTTGTCGCGAGCCTTAGGAGAAGCAGCTCCCTTAGTTGCCATTGGGGCGGCCACCTACGTACGATTCACCCCCAGTAACTTATTTACCGACGAGTTTAGCGCACTACCCATTCAGATTTTCAATTGGACAGATCAACCTCAAAAAGGCTTTCATGAGGTCGCCGCGGCTGGCATTATCGTACTATTGATCGTGTTAATCTCCATGAATGCATTGGCTGTAATCCTCCGACAAAGATTCAGCAAGAAAATCCGCTGGTAA